In Strix uralensis isolate ZFMK-TIS-50842 chromosome 18, bStrUra1, whole genome shotgun sequence, one DNA window encodes the following:
- the WFDC2 gene encoding WAP four-disulfide core domain protein 2 isoform X1, translating to MPTARSVLVLAGLLALWAELPPASAQNVTTKAGVCPEPATEAANCTVGCQSDGDCESTLKCCPAACGKACQKPDEKPGTCPPVSPGIPMLGVCTNQCKTDSNCSGSQKCCRNGCGKVSCVTPLH from the exons ATGCCCACGGCCCGCAGCGTGCTCGTCCTGGCAGGGCTCCTGGCTCtctgggcagagctgcctccagcATCCGCCCAGAATGTCACCA CGAAAGCCGGCGTGTGCCCGGAGCCTGCGACGGAAGCAGCGAACTGCACGGTGGGGTGCCAGTCCGATGGCGACTGCGAGAGCACCCTCAAGTGCTGCCCGGCGGCCTGCGGCAAGGCCTGCCAGAAGCCCGATG AGAAGCCCGGCACCTGCCCGCCCGTCAGCCCGGGGATCCCCATGCTGGGTGTCTGCACAAACCAGTGCAAGACAGACTCCAACTGCTCCGGCAGCCAGAAGTGCTGCAGGAACGGCTGCGGCAAGGTCTCCTGCGTGACGCCCCTGCACTGA
- the WFDC2 gene encoding WAP four-disulfide core domain protein 2 isoform X2, with protein sequence MKTAGILLVGVLALCAQLQPATAAPAGMAKAGVCPEPATEAANCTVGCQSDGDCESTLKCCPAACGKACQKPDEKPGTCPPVSPGIPMLGVCTNQCKTDSNCSGSQKCCRNGCGKVSCVTPLH encoded by the exons ATGAAAACCGCCGGCATTTTGCTCGTGGGCGTCCTGGCCCTGTGTGCCCAGCTGCAGCCGGCCACCGCGGCTCCTGCAGGCATGG CGAAAGCCGGCGTGTGCCCGGAGCCTGCGACGGAAGCAGCGAACTGCACGGTGGGGTGCCAGTCCGATGGCGACTGCGAGAGCACCCTCAAGTGCTGCCCGGCGGCCTGCGGCAAGGCCTGCCAGAAGCCCGATG AGAAGCCCGGCACCTGCCCGCCCGTCAGCCCGGGGATCCCCATGCTGGGTGTCTGCACAAACCAGTGCAAGACAGACTCCAACTGCTCCGGCAGCCAGAAGTGCTGCAGGAACGGCTGCGGCAAGGTCTCCTGCGTGACGCCCCTGCACTGA
- the LOC141951747 gene encoding uncharacterized protein LOC141951747, protein MKPGLFLFVLLLAPPGPPGHCRPAAGSRLAGKFGECPPPSRTPLMPCERSCSSDDDCPGSERCCSTGCGQGCRLPLGAKRGFCPRLDPNMATICLVECGSDRQCWGSEKCCSMGCHVRCVQPVPAKPGVCPRRRVLHTFAPCNNSCHDDTDCPRREKCCFTGCGLGCLPPERATAAPLLPAGPRHRRGPAASDSPASPSGICHLPPVPGPCRGFFPRYAYNPATGTCQPFIYSGCGGNANNFRTVEECQWVCQQPGRAEE, encoded by the exons ATGAAGCCGGGGCTGTTCCTGTtcgtgctgctgctggcccccccgggcccccccggccacTGCCGGCCGGCCGCGGGGAGCCGCCTCGCAG GGAAGTTCGGCGAGTGCCCCCCACCCTCCAGGACCCCCCTGATGCCCTGTGAGAGGTCGTGCTCCTCGGACGACGACTGCCCGGGCAGCGAGCGCTGCTGCAGCACCGGCTGTGGGCAGGGGTGCCGGCTGCCCCTGGGAG CCAAGAGGGGCTTCTGCCCGCGGCTGGACCCCAACATGGCGACCATCTGCCTGGTGGAGTGTGGCAGCGACCGGCAGTGCTGGGGCAGTGAGAAGTGCTGCAGCATGGGCTGCCACGTCCGCTGCGTGCAGCCGGTGCCAG CCAAACCAGGCGTCTGCCCCAGGAGGAGGGTGCTGCACACCTTCGCGCCCTGCAACAATTCCTGCCACGACGACACCGACTGTCCCCGCCGCGAGAAGTGCTGCTTCACGGGCTGTGGCCTCGGCTGCCTGCCCCCGGAGAGGGCAACCGcggccccgctcctgcccgccggcccccgccacCGCCGGGGCCCCGCTGCCTCTGACAGCCCTGCATCCCCGAGTGGCATCTGTCACCTCCCGCCCGTGCCTGGCCCGTGCAGGGGATTCTTCCCTCGCTACGCCTACAACCCCGCCACGGGGACCTGCCAGCCCTTCATCTACAGCGGCTGCGGAGGCAACGCCAACAACTTCAGGACGGTGGAGGAGTGCCAGTGGGTCTGCCAGCAACCAG GGAGAGCCGAGGAGTGA